In one uncultured Devosia sp. genomic region, the following are encoded:
- a CDS encoding cold-shock protein, with translation MINGTVKFFNTTKGYGFISPDNGGKDAFVHISAVQRSGLQGLYENDKVTYEVETGRDGKESATNLTLL, from the coding sequence TTGATCAATGGCACCGTTAAGTTCTTCAACACCACCAAGGGCTACGGCTTCATTTCGCCCGACAACGGCGGCAAGGATGCCTTCGTCCACATCTCCGCCGTTCAGCGTTCGGGCCTCCAGGGCCTCTACGAGAACGACAAGGTGACCTATGAAGTCGAAACCGGCCGCGACGGCAAGGAATCGGCAACCAACCTGACCCTGCTCTAG
- a CDS encoding beta-galactosidase, with protein sequence MTTPTLGVCYYPEHWPEDWWERDAARMAEVGIAWVRIGEFAWSRFESTPGQMNFDWIIRAMDVFHRHGIQVVVGTPTATPPRWMVDKHPDMLPVDIRGQRKGFGSRRHYDFSHLGYREEAGRITRLLAEAVGQHPALGAWQTDNEYGCHDTTYSWSPAAKDGFQLWLQEKYQTLDALNQAWGNVFWSMEYNRFDQVELPNLLVCEAAPAHELDFRRYTSDQVAAFNKVQFDILKSIRPDLPVIHNFMSRITDFDHYDVAETLDIASWDSYPLGHLAVSDEPEETKRLYMRQGDPDNAAFHHDLYRAVGHGRWWIMEQQPGPVNWAQFNPDPLPGMARLWAWEAFSHGAEVVTYFRWRQAPFAQEQMHAGLLRPDSEPAPAYHEASQVAEELKSLDLSGAVGKARVALVFDYQSEWAWQIQPQAKGFSHGAHVRALYAAFRKHGVDIDILPPSTKSFAGYDIVAIPALFAWNDDLRSAIADFEGHLLIGPRSGSKTQDFAIPTALGPDLPSNLLDVKVMRVDSIDPEITVEVRGSGAVHHWRERLETRANVVIEDAEGWPVLVNQGKLFYLGASGSKALVQRVADYLIAEVDLPTLNLPAGVRCRTRSGFRIYVNYGAGAATLNPAADESGYVLGTADMVAAGVTVAKLATV encoded by the coding sequence ATGACCACCCCAACCCTCGGCGTCTGTTACTATCCCGAACATTGGCCCGAGGATTGGTGGGAGCGCGACGCGGCCCGCATGGCCGAGGTCGGCATCGCCTGGGTTCGCATCGGCGAATTCGCCTGGTCGCGCTTCGAGTCGACACCCGGCCAGATGAATTTTGACTGGATCATCCGCGCCATGGATGTCTTCCATCGCCATGGCATTCAGGTCGTGGTGGGCACGCCTACTGCGACCCCGCCGCGCTGGATGGTCGACAAGCATCCCGACATGCTCCCCGTCGACATCCGCGGCCAGCGCAAGGGCTTTGGCTCGCGCCGCCACTATGACTTCAGCCATCTCGGCTATCGCGAAGAAGCCGGCCGCATCACCCGCCTCCTCGCCGAGGCCGTCGGCCAGCATCCCGCGCTTGGCGCCTGGCAGACCGACAATGAATATGGCTGCCATGACACGACCTATTCCTGGTCGCCCGCCGCGAAAGACGGCTTCCAGCTCTGGCTGCAAGAGAAGTACCAAACCCTCGACGCCCTCAACCAGGCTTGGGGCAACGTCTTCTGGTCCATGGAATACAATCGCTTCGATCAGGTTGAACTGCCCAATTTGCTGGTCTGCGAAGCCGCACCCGCCCACGAGCTCGACTTCCGCCGCTATACCTCCGATCAGGTCGCCGCCTTCAACAAGGTCCAGTTCGATATCCTCAAGTCGATCCGGCCAGACCTCCCGGTCATCCACAATTTCATGAGCCGCATCACCGATTTCGACCACTACGACGTGGCCGAAACGCTCGATATCGCCTCTTGGGACAGCTATCCGCTCGGCCATCTCGCCGTCAGCGACGAGCCAGAGGAAACCAAGCGCCTCTACATGCGCCAGGGTGATCCCGACAATGCCGCCTTCCACCATGATCTCTATCGCGCCGTAGGCCACGGCCGCTGGTGGATCATGGAACAGCAGCCCGGCCCGGTGAACTGGGCCCAGTTCAATCCCGATCCCCTGCCCGGCATGGCCCGCCTCTGGGCCTGGGAGGCTTTCTCCCATGGTGCCGAAGTCGTCACATATTTCCGCTGGCGTCAGGCGCCCTTCGCCCAGGAACAGATGCATGCCGGCCTGCTCCGCCCCGACAGCGAGCCCGCGCCCGCCTATCACGAGGCGTCTCAGGTCGCCGAAGAACTCAAGAGCCTCGACCTCAGCGGCGCCGTGGGCAAGGCCCGCGTCGCCCTGGTCTTTGACTATCAAAGCGAATGGGCCTGGCAGATCCAGCCGCAGGCCAAGGGCTTTTCGCACGGCGCCCATGTCCGCGCGCTCTATGCCGCCTTCCGCAAGCATGGTGTCGATATCGACATCCTGCCGCCCAGCACGAAGAGCTTTGCCGGCTATGACATCGTCGCCATTCCCGCGCTCTTTGCCTGGAATGACGACCTGCGTTCGGCCATTGCCGATTTCGAGGGCCATCTGCTGATCGGCCCGCGCTCTGGCTCCAAGACGCAGGACTTTGCCATCCCGACGGCACTGGGCCCCGACCTCCCGAGCAACCTGCTCGACGTCAAGGTCATGCGCGTCGACAGCATCGATCCCGAGATCACTGTTGAAGTCCGCGGCAGCGGCGCCGTGCATCACTGGCGCGAGCGCCTCGAAACCCGCGCCAATGTGGTGATCGAGGATGCGGAAGGCTGGCCGGTCCTGGTCAATCAGGGCAAGCTCTTCTACCTAGGCGCCAGCGGCTCGAAGGCCTTGGTGCAGCGCGTCGCTGACTACCTGATTGCCGAAGTCGATCTGCCCACCCTCAACCTCCCCGCTGGAGTCCGCTGCCGCACTCGTTCGGGTTTCCGCATCTATGTGAACTACGGCGCCGGCGCTGCGACGCTGAACCCCGCCGCCGATGAAAGTGGCTATGTGCTCGGCACGGCCGACATGGTTGCAGCCGGCGTCACCGTGGCAAAACTCGCCACGGTCTAG
- a CDS encoding ComEC/Rec2 family competence protein, with protein MLLPFAMIAGLVCYASLPLEPEGWALAAVGAGLAVGLALVWRTSMLDDFFLVICFWLGFCLLPLHGAWFGTEMLSRPSYGFYEARVEEVLSADADVQRVVVTGLLPVTDDRVLPIAKARLVVSGATALAPGDVIRASMRLAPVPGPILPGSFDSQFHAYFAGIGAYGTVTGDFELVRHGEFDLTRAVEGLRSGIGARIDAVLGEHSAAIGRAMVMGDQSGIDDATRDVMAASGLAHIYSISGLHLSIVAGGLYFLFRLGMASLPGVAVRRPVKKIAALGGIVAAAFYLLLAGGLANVPALRSTIMLGLIFGAVLAGRRALTMRNVAIAALLIIVIDPASVFRASFQLSFAAVVALIGIYEMPRPAPEGERGRVGRLWATIWTTAATSFIAGTATLLFSAYHFQQTAPLGVLGNVLVLPVVSLIIMPFAVLSVLAMPFGVEAPFLSVMGWGIDRMVDGAVLVAGWSAGWTGNPLLTAWALVIGLVGLGWFAVLNTWWRLLGPALALPLILLVGLDQRPDVLISDTTQAVALRNQDGYGLVSGKAESFAVDAWSRHYQEEFVEGFAGAGCDSLGCVVQTEKFSVAVIRNASAFAEDCGLHQLIVARVRAPSTCLGGQVVDVDDLAGGGVHWLRWDEVAARFEIRTAVPNLTRPWRVLPR; from the coding sequence GTGCTGCTGCCCTTTGCCATGATCGCTGGCTTGGTCTGTTATGCGTCGTTGCCGCTGGAGCCGGAAGGCTGGGCGCTGGCCGCGGTTGGGGCGGGTCTGGCTGTTGGATTGGCTCTCGTCTGGCGCACAAGCATGCTTGACGACTTCTTCCTCGTGATCTGCTTCTGGCTTGGATTCTGCCTCCTGCCGCTGCACGGGGCGTGGTTCGGGACAGAAATGTTGTCTCGACCGTCTTATGGATTCTACGAGGCCCGGGTCGAAGAGGTGCTGTCCGCCGATGCGGATGTGCAGCGGGTGGTGGTGACGGGTTTGCTTCCGGTTACCGATGATCGGGTTCTGCCGATCGCCAAGGCCCGTTTGGTGGTGTCGGGTGCGACGGCTCTGGCGCCCGGCGATGTGATCCGGGCCAGCATGCGGCTGGCGCCTGTGCCGGGGCCGATCTTGCCGGGAAGTTTCGACAGCCAGTTCCATGCCTATTTTGCCGGGATCGGGGCGTATGGGACGGTCACGGGGGACTTCGAGCTGGTGCGGCATGGCGAGTTCGACCTGACGCGGGCGGTCGAGGGACTGCGGTCAGGGATTGGTGCGCGGATCGATGCGGTGCTGGGCGAGCATTCGGCGGCGATCGGGCGGGCCATGGTGATGGGGGACCAGAGCGGAATCGACGATGCGACGCGCGACGTGATGGCGGCGTCAGGGCTGGCGCATATCTATTCGATCTCGGGACTGCATCTCTCCATTGTGGCGGGTGGACTGTATTTTCTGTTCCGGCTGGGCATGGCGTCGCTGCCGGGTGTTGCGGTGCGCCGGCCAGTCAAGAAGATCGCGGCGCTGGGCGGGATCGTGGCGGCGGCATTCTATCTGCTGCTGGCGGGTGGCCTCGCCAATGTTCCGGCGCTGCGCTCGACGATCATGCTGGGGCTGATCTTTGGGGCGGTGCTGGCGGGCCGGCGGGCACTGACCATGCGCAATGTGGCGATTGCCGCTCTCCTGATCATCGTGATCGATCCGGCCAGCGTCTTCCGGGCGAGTTTTCAATTGTCCTTTGCGGCCGTGGTGGCGCTGATCGGGATCTACGAGATGCCGCGGCCAGCGCCAGAGGGCGAGCGGGGCCGGGTTGGACGGTTGTGGGCGACGATCTGGACGACGGCGGCGACCAGTTTCATTGCCGGTACCGCGACGCTGTTGTTCTCTGCCTATCATTTCCAGCAGACGGCGCCGCTGGGCGTGTTGGGCAATGTGCTGGTGCTGCCAGTGGTCAGCCTCATCATCATGCCCTTTGCCGTGCTTTCGGTGCTGGCCATGCCGTTCGGCGTGGAGGCGCCGTTTCTCTCCGTGATGGGCTGGGGGATCGACCGCATGGTCGATGGTGCTGTGCTGGTGGCAGGGTGGAGTGCGGGCTGGACTGGTAACCCATTGCTGACCGCATGGGCGCTGGTGATCGGGCTGGTGGGGCTGGGCTGGTTTGCCGTGCTCAACACCTGGTGGCGGCTGTTGGGACCGGCTTTGGCGCTGCCGCTGATCCTGCTGGTGGGGCTGGACCAGAGGCCGGACGTCTTGATTTCGGACACGACCCAAGCGGTCGCGCTGCGCAATCAGGACGGTTATGGGCTGGTCAGTGGCAAGGCCGAGAGCTTTGCCGTCGATGCCTGGAGCCGGCACTATCAGGAAGAGTTTGTGGAAGGTTTTGCCGGCGCCGGTTGCGACAGCCTCGGCTGTGTCGTGCAGACCGAGAAATTCTCGGTGGCGGTGATCCGCAATGCGTCGGCTTTTGCCGAGGATTGTGGCCTTCACCAGTTGATCGTGGCTCGCGTTCGAGCGCCTTCGACATGCCTTGGTGGGCAGGTGGTGGATGTGGACGATCTGGCCGGAGGCGGCGTGCACTGGTTGCGCTGGGACGAAGTGGCGGCGCGGTTCGAAATCCGCACCGCCGTTCCCAATCTGACTAGACCGTGGCGAGTTTTGCCACGGTGA
- a CDS encoding 2-dehydro-3-deoxygalactonokinase gives MTTSVEWIAVDWGTSNLRGWGIAADGSVVFEKSSPKGMGKLQREEFPAALSELLDGVTANGNKLEVLICGMAGARQGWLEAPYLEAPTDLRGLLEGAVRPDTGNDRITAAILPGVCQKAGADNVMRGEETQLLGLAALNTGYSGMVCMPGTHSKWAQLSGTRIEHFSTAMTGEMFELLRTHSVLRHSLTGDLDGPGRDEGFKAGAETGLAHPEQLLGTLFQVRAGSLLSGRQPDWCAGFLSGLLIGTEVGSNRHLIGTAPVPLIGSPALCALYAQVLTMAGASGAPKDATEIVLAGLKAARSFAS, from the coding sequence GTGACGACGAGTGTGGAATGGATTGCCGTTGACTGGGGGACATCAAACCTCCGCGGCTGGGGCATTGCTGCCGACGGTTCGGTGGTGTTCGAAAAGTCATCCCCCAAGGGCATGGGCAAGCTGCAGCGCGAGGAATTTCCCGCGGCACTGTCCGAGCTGCTCGATGGCGTTACCGCCAATGGCAACAAACTCGAGGTCCTGATCTGCGGCATGGCCGGCGCCCGCCAGGGCTGGCTCGAGGCCCCCTATCTCGAAGCCCCCACCGACCTGCGCGGCCTGCTCGAAGGCGCCGTTCGTCCCGACACCGGTAACGACCGCATTACCGCTGCCATCCTGCCCGGCGTTTGCCAGAAGGCCGGCGCCGACAATGTCATGCGCGGCGAAGAAACCCAGCTCCTGGGCCTCGCCGCCCTCAATACCGGCTATTCCGGCATGGTCTGCATGCCCGGCACCCATTCCAAGTGGGCCCAGCTGTCCGGAACGCGCATCGAGCATTTTTCCACCGCCATGACCGGCGAAATGTTCGAACTGCTGCGCACCCATTCAGTCCTGCGCCATTCCCTCACCGGCGATCTCGACGGCCCCGGCCGCGACGAGGGCTTCAAGGCCGGCGCCGAGACGGGCCTCGCCCATCCCGAGCAATTGCTGGGCACCCTGTTTCAGGTCCGGGCCGGTTCGCTCCTGTCGGGTCGCCAGCCAGATTGGTGTGCCGGCTTTCTGTCCGGCCTGTTGATTGGAACAGAAGTGGGCAGCAACCGTCATCTGATCGGCACCGCACCCGTGCCATTGATCGGTTCGCCCGCCCTTTGCGCGCTCTATGCCCAGGTGCTCACCATGGCTGGCGCCAGCGGCGCGCCCAAGGATGCCACCGAAATCGTGCTCGCCGGCCTCAAGGCCGCGCGCAGCTTTGCCAGTTAG
- a CDS encoding IlvD/Edd family dehydratase: protein MTADSAGSNTKKLRSRAWFDNPDNPDMTALYLERYMNFGVSREELQSNKPIIGIAQTGSDLSPCNRHHIVLAERVREGIREAGGIAIEFPVHPIQETGKRPTAGLDRNLAYLGLVEVLYGYPLDGVVLTIGCDKTTPAMLMGAATVNIPAIALSVGPMLNGWHKGERTGSGTIVWKARQMMAAGEIDYAQFIELVASSAPSTGYCNTMGTATTMNSLAESLGMQLPGSAAIPAPYRDRQEMAYRTGKRIVDMVHEDLKPSDILTKDNFINTIVVNSAIGGSTNAPIHIQAIAKHIGVELELQDFQTHGHKVPLLVNLQPAGEYLGEDYYHAGGVPAVVNELMSQGLIRENAPTVNGKSIGENCRNTTIQDDKVIRRFDNPLKTDAGFLVLRGNLFDNAIMKTSVISTEFRDRYLNNPESPGAFEGKAVVFDGPEDYHHRIDDPSLEIDENTLLFMRGAGPIGYPGAAEVVNMRPPAYLIKKGVHALACIGDGRQSGTSGSPSILNASPEAAAGGNLAILKTGDRVRIDLNKGQANILISDEEISSRRAALEAAGGYKFPKHQTPWQEIQRGLVGQLGDGAILKPAEKYQRIAQTEGLPRDNH, encoded by the coding sequence ATGACGGCAGATAGCGCCGGTTCGAACACCAAAAAGCTGCGTTCGCGCGCCTGGTTTGACAATCCCGACAATCCGGACATGACCGCGCTCTACCTTGAGCGCTACATGAATTTTGGCGTGTCGCGCGAAGAGCTGCAGTCGAACAAGCCGATCATCGGCATCGCGCAGACCGGCTCGGACCTGTCGCCGTGCAACCGTCACCATATCGTCCTGGCCGAGCGCGTGCGCGAAGGCATTCGCGAAGCGGGCGGCATTGCCATCGAGTTCCCGGTGCATCCGATCCAGGAAACCGGCAAGCGTCCGACCGCGGGCCTTGATCGCAACCTTGCCTATCTCGGCCTCGTGGAAGTGCTCTACGGCTATCCGCTCGATGGCGTGGTGCTGACGATCGGTTGCGACAAGACCACGCCGGCCATGCTGATGGGCGCGGCGACGGTCAATATTCCGGCGATCGCGCTGTCGGTCGGGCCGATGCTCAATGGCTGGCACAAGGGCGAGCGCACAGGCTCGGGCACGATCGTGTGGAAGGCGCGCCAGATGATGGCGGCCGGCGAGATCGACTATGCACAGTTCATCGAGCTGGTGGCATCCTCGGCGCCTTCGACGGGCTATTGCAACACGATGGGCACGGCGACGACGATGAATTCGCTGGCCGAGTCGCTGGGCATGCAGCTGCCGGGGTCGGCGGCCATTCCGGCGCCCTATCGCGATCGCCAGGAAATGGCCTATCGCACCGGCAAGCGCATCGTGGACATGGTGCATGAGGACCTGAAGCCCTCCGACATCCTGACCAAGGACAATTTCATCAACACGATCGTCGTCAATTCGGCGATCGGTGGTTCGACCAATGCGCCGATCCATATCCAGGCCATCGCCAAGCATATCGGCGTCGAACTGGAACTGCAGGACTTCCAGACGCATGGTCACAAGGTGCCGCTGCTGGTCAACCTGCAGCCGGCCGGCGAATATCTGGGCGAGGACTATTACCATGCGGGCGGCGTGCCGGCGGTGGTCAACGAGCTGATGAGCCAGGGACTGATCCGCGAGAATGCGCCGACGGTCAATGGCAAGTCGATCGGCGAGAATTGCCGCAATACGACGATCCAGGACGACAAGGTCATCCGTCGCTTCGACAATCCGCTGAAGACCGATGCGGGTTTCCTCGTGCTGCGCGGGAACCTGTTCGACAATGCGATCATGAAGACCAGCGTGATCTCGACCGAATTCCGCGATCGCTATCTCAACAATCCGGAAAGCCCCGGCGCCTTCGAGGGCAAGGCGGTGGTGTTCGACGGGCCGGAGGATTACCACCACCGGATCGACGATCCGTCGCTGGAGATCGACGAGAACACGCTGCTGTTCATGCGCGGCGCGGGTCCGATCGGCTATCCCGGCGCGGCGGAAGTGGTGAACATGCGGCCGCCCGCCTATCTGATCAAGAAGGGCGTGCACGCGCTGGCCTGTATCGGTGACGGGCGCCAGTCGGGCACGTCGGGCTCCCCCTCGATCCTCAATGCTTCGCCGGAAGCGGCGGCGGGTGGCAATCTCGCCATTCTCAAGACCGGCGACCGGGTGCGCATCGATCTCAACAAGGGTCAGGCCAATATCCTGATCTCGGACGAGGAAATTTCTTCGCGTCGTGCGGCTCTGGAAGCTGCGGGTGGCTACAAGTTCCCCAAGCACCAGACGCCGTGGCAGGAAATCCAGCGCGGCCTCGTCGGCCAGCTCGGCGATGGTGCCATCCTCAAGCCTGCCGAGAAGTATCAGCGCATCGCCCAGACCGAAGGCTTGCCGCGCGACAATCACTAA
- a CDS encoding SMP-30/gluconolactonase/LRE family protein — translation MTQTARLLLDSQCQLGEGPVWHDGRQELFFFDINEQTLFSVTAEGEITNSWLFNETVSAAAIVDNDTLALVTDTGLKHFDIATGGMNRINEIEADKPGTRGNDSRVHPSGAFWIGTMDRSGDDAAIGAVYHFRQDVLTTLKSNVAIPNATCFSPDGRIAYWTDTATAKIMQVTTDPATGLPTGEWTLFADVTDGPGHPDGAVVDSEGYLWNARWGGACVVRHAPDGSVDRIVQVPVSQVTCPAFGGKDLKTLFITTAAKNLSEDQLAAEKHAGSLFAIDLDVAGLPEARITL, via the coding sequence ATGACCCAGACCGCCCGCCTCCTTCTCGATTCGCAGTGCCAGCTGGGCGAAGGCCCGGTCTGGCACGATGGCCGTCAGGAACTCTTCTTCTTCGACATCAACGAGCAGACCCTGTTCTCGGTCACGGCTGAAGGCGAGATCACCAATAGCTGGCTCTTCAACGAAACCGTCTCGGCCGCGGCCATCGTCGACAATGACACCTTGGCGCTGGTCACCGACACCGGCCTCAAGCATTTCGATATCGCCACCGGCGGCATGAACCGCATCAACGAAATCGAGGCCGACAAGCCCGGCACGCGCGGCAATGACAGCCGCGTCCACCCCTCCGGCGCCTTCTGGATCGGCACCATGGATCGCAGCGGCGACGACGCGGCGATTGGGGCCGTCTATCACTTCCGCCAGGACGTGCTGACGACGCTCAAGTCCAATGTCGCCATTCCCAATGCCACCTGTTTCTCCCCCGATGGGCGCATCGCCTACTGGACCGACACGGCTACTGCCAAAATCATGCAGGTGACGACCGATCCGGCCACCGGCCTGCCAACCGGCGAGTGGACACTCTTCGCTGATGTAACCGACGGCCCTGGCCATCCTGATGGTGCCGTCGTCGACAGCGAAGGCTATCTCTGGAACGCCCGCTGGGGCGGCGCCTGCGTCGTGCGACATGCGCCCGATGGTTCAGTCGATCGCATCGTTCAGGTTCCGGTCAGCCAGGTCACCTGCCCCGCCTTCGGCGGCAAGGATCTGAAAACCCTGTTCATCACCACCGCCGCCAAGAATCTGAGCGAAGACCAGCTGGCCGCCGAAAAGCACGCCGGCAGCCTCTTTGCCATCGATCTCGACGTCGCTGGCCTCCCCGAAGCTCGCATCACTCTCTGA
- a CDS encoding GFA family protein: MSKKPIASCHCGQVKITLPKAPEEVVECNCSLCRRYGVLWTYCEAGELDGLPDAGETDTYAWNGRHVDFHRCSTCGCVTHWAPRATSRQTIGINARLLEPELIAAARLRHKDGAGSGKYLD, encoded by the coding sequence TTGAGCAAAAAGCCGATAGCGAGCTGCCATTGCGGACAGGTCAAGATCACCCTGCCCAAGGCGCCGGAGGAGGTGGTGGAGTGCAATTGCAGCCTGTGCCGGCGCTATGGTGTGCTTTGGACCTATTGCGAGGCGGGCGAGCTGGACGGATTGCCGGATGCGGGTGAGACCGACACCTATGCCTGGAATGGCCGCCACGTCGATTTTCATCGCTGCAGCACTTGCGGCTGCGTGACGCATTGGGCACCGCGGGCCACGTCGCGGCAGACGATCGGCATCAATGCGCGGCTGCTGGAGCCCGAGCTGATCGCGGCTGCCCGCTTGCGGCACAAGGACGGGGCCGGGTCGGGCAAGTATCTGGACTGA
- a CDS encoding 2-dehydro-3-deoxy-6-phosphogalactonate aldolase, whose product MEHRHLIAILRGITPSETVDVCQALVAAGITMIEVPLNSPEALTSIALASNSLSDAAAIGAGTVLTKKQVWAVSDAGGTFIVSPDTNKQVIEETVRLQMLSYPGVFTPTDAFRAVKSGATGLKFFPAEVLGPKGIKAMKAVLPPEIPLYAVGGANPDNFTEYFAAGCTGFGLGTYIYKPGMSAADVAERARTAVAAYDTGKA is encoded by the coding sequence ATGGAACACCGTCACCTCATCGCCATCCTGCGTGGCATCACCCCCTCGGAAACCGTCGATGTCTGCCAGGCGCTGGTCGCCGCCGGCATCACCATGATCGAGGTCCCGCTCAATTCCCCCGAAGCCCTGACCTCGATCGCCCTGGCCTCCAATTCGCTCAGCGATGCGGCCGCCATCGGTGCTGGCACCGTCCTCACCAAGAAGCAGGTCTGGGCCGTCTCCGATGCGGGCGGCACCTTCATCGTCTCGCCCGATACCAACAAGCAGGTCATCGAAGAAACCGTGCGCCTGCAGATGCTATCCTATCCCGGCGTTTTCACCCCCACCGATGCCTTCCGCGCAGTCAAGTCGGGCGCCACGGGCCTTAAATTCTTCCCCGCCGAAGTGCTCGGCCCCAAGGGCATCAAGGCCATGAAGGCCGTGCTCCCGCCGGAAATCCCGCTTTATGCCGTGGGTGGCGCCAATCCCGATAATTTCACCGAATACTTCGCCGCCGGCTGCACCGGCTTTGGCCTCGGCACCTATATCTACAAGCCCGGCATGAGTGCCGCCGACGTTGCCGAACGCGCCAGGACCGCCGTCGCCGCTTATGACACAGGGAAAGCCTGA